The following are from one region of the Lepeophtheirus salmonis chromosome 8, UVic_Lsal_1.4, whole genome shotgun sequence genome:
- the LOC121123338 gene encoding GTP-binding protein Di-Ras2 isoform X1 — translation MPEQSNDYRVVVFGAGGVGKTSLVLRFINGTFRNSYIPTIEDTYRKVISSNKSICTLQITDTTGSHQFPAMQRLSISKGHAFILVYSISSRQSLEELRTILELVNEVKGDLDGFPIMLVGNKSDEEAGKREVSQKTGEALQQMWKCKYIETSAKNDTNVTELFEELLKLETSRQLSLQPIEETESKGGVQKMKEKCVLM, via the exons ATGCCTGAACAAAGCAACGATTATCGTGTAGTAGTTTTTGGTGCAGGAGGAGTTGGGAAAACGAGTTTAGTTCTTCGTTTTATCAATGGAACCTTTCGAAATTCCTATATTCCAACCATTGAGGATACCTACAGAaag gttATTTCCTCGAATAAGTCGATATGTACTCTACAAATAACGGACACAACTGGTTCTCACCAATTCCCCGCGATGCAAAGACTTTCAATCTCCAAAGGACATGCCTTCATACTAGTTTATTCAATTTCTTCGCGTCAGAGCCTAGAAGAACTACGCACTATTTTAGAATTAGTTAATGAA gtAAAAGGTGATTTGGATGGGTTTCCGATCATGCTTGTGGGTAATAAAAGTGATGAAGAAGCGGGCAAACGGGAAGTTAGTCAAAAAACTGGAGAAGCTCTACag CAAATGtggaaatgtaaatatatagaaacctctgcaaaaaatgacacaaacGTTACGGAATTATTTGAAGAGCTGCTAAAGCTTGAAACAAGCCGTCAACTATCACTACAACCCATAGAAGAAACGGAGTCAAAGGGAGGAGTTCAGAAAATGAAGGAGAAATGTGTTCTCATGTAa
- the LOC121123338 gene encoding GTP-binding protein Di-Ras2 isoform X2, which yields MPEQSNDYRVVVFGAGGVGKTSLVLRFINGTFRNSYIPTIEDTYRKVISSNKSICTLQITDTTGSHQFPAMQRLSISKGHAFILVYSISSRQSLEELRTILELVNEQMWKCKYIETSAKNDTNVTELFEELLKLETSRQLSLQPIEETESKGGVQKMKEKCVLM from the exons ATGCCTGAACAAAGCAACGATTATCGTGTAGTAGTTTTTGGTGCAGGAGGAGTTGGGAAAACGAGTTTAGTTCTTCGTTTTATCAATGGAACCTTTCGAAATTCCTATATTCCAACCATTGAGGATACCTACAGAaag gttATTTCCTCGAATAAGTCGATATGTACTCTACAAATAACGGACACAACTGGTTCTCACCAATTCCCCGCGATGCAAAGACTTTCAATCTCCAAAGGACATGCCTTCATACTAGTTTATTCAATTTCTTCGCGTCAGAGCCTAGAAGAACTACGCACTATTTTAGAATTAGTTAATGAA CAAATGtggaaatgtaaatatatagaaacctctgcaaaaaatgacacaaacGTTACGGAATTATTTGAAGAGCTGCTAAAGCTTGAAACAAGCCGTCAACTATCACTACAACCCATAGAAGAAACGGAGTCAAAGGGAGGAGTTCAGAAAATGAAGGAGAAATGTGTTCTCATGTAa
- the fs(1)h gene encoding bromodomain-containing protein 2 isoform X2, which translates to MEGVGVKSPLGGGGGEAVVEEEEDHYEAVNGQVFPPFMPTDAKPGRLTNQLSYLRSVVMKAVWKHQFGWPFQSPVDAVKLNIPDYHKIIKHPMDFGTIKKRLENNFYWSAKQCIKDFNTVFTNCYVYNKAGEDIVVMAQTLEKLFLSKIAAMPKEEMEVAQPPPKETKKKSSATTNPVGPVPPAAAPPNATSSRPVRSLSITSSTELPSDSESGPPPVAVVNSVPAPVKKKQGVKRKADTTTHESANADEVNRRESSRQIKRVTKDLPDNPPPPNLVIKNPMDLGTIKNKMDNRSYNSAQEFAADVRLIFTNCFKYNPPEHEVVAMARKLQDVFEMKFSKIPDDSGNLPPGVPDGKAESDGDDSEDERERKLLQLQEQLRQMQEQMKLLVEESLKSKSKKKSRSKEGGGGGGSSSGGGKSVTKKPKKSASSHSSKLPIVDSEDEGGSKTTPMTYDEKRRLSLDINKLPGDKLGRVVQIIQSREPALRDSNPDEIEIDFETLKPSTLRALEQFVASSLRKKPRKKRSENATTNNNNATNSSKNSNNSQESSSGAATTATAGATTASTNPPADGAEDSGSVPTKNTGRLSSTSSSSNSSQSGSSSSSSDSDSQ; encoded by the exons ATGGAAGGTGTAGGAGTGAAGAGCCCTCTTGGCGGAGGCGGTGGTGAAGCTGTAGTTGAGGAAGAGGAGGATCACTACGAGGCCGTGAATGGGCAAGTGTTTCCTCCCTTTATGCCGACGGACGCGAAACCTGGTCGACTAACGAATCAGCTCTCCTACTTGCGAAGTGTGGTGATGAAGGCTGTGTGGAAGCACCAATTTGGCTGGCCTTTCCAGAGCCCTGTGGACGCAGTGAAGCTCAACATTCCAGATTATCACAAGATCATTAAACACCCCATGGACTTTGGCACCATCAAAAAGCGCCTGGAGAACAACTTTTACTGGAGTGCCAAACAGTGCATCAAGGACTTTAACACAGTGTTTACCAACTGCTATGTGTACAACAAAGCGGGAGAAGATATCGTCGTCATGGCGCAGACACTCGAAAAACTCTTCCTATCCAAAATAGCAGCCATGCCCAAAGAAGAAATGGAAGTGGCTCAACCGCCACCTAAAGAAACTAAGAAGAAAAGCAGTGCTACTACCAATCCTGTAGGCCCCGTCCCCCCAGCTGCAGCCCCTCCAAATGCCACTTCCTCACGACCCGTACGCTCTCTTTCCATAACCAGCTCTACTGAACTTCCCTCCGATTCCGAGTCCGGCCCCCCACCTGTCGCAGTCGTTAACTCGGTTCCAGCACCCGTGAAGAAAAAACAAGGAGTGAAGAGAAAGGCGGATACGACGACACACGAATCTGCTAATGCTGACGAAGTGAATCGTAGAGAATCTTCCCGCCAAATTAAACGTGTCACCAAGGATCTTCCTGATAATCCACCTCCTCCTAATCTTG ttattaaaaaccCTATGGATCTCGgaaccataaaaaataaaatggataacCGATCTTACAATTCTGCACAAGAATTTGCCGCAGATGTACGCCTCATATTTACAAATTGCTTCAAATATAATCCCCCTGAACATGAGGTTGTTGCTATGGCCAGAAAGTTGCAGGATGTGTTTGAAATGAAGTTTAGTAAGATACCAGACGATAGTGGTAATCTCCCTCCTGGTGTTCCTGATGGAAAGGCCGAGTCTGATGGAGATGATTCCGAGGATGAAAGGGAAAGGAAATTACTTCAGTTACAGGAACAATTACGACAGATGCAGGAGCAGATGAAGCTGCTCGTTGAGGAAAGTCTTAAATCAAAGAGTAAAAAGAAATCACGTAGTAAAGAAGGAGGCGGCGGTGGTGGTAGCAGCAGCGGCGGCGGCAAATCTGTTACTAAAAAACCCAAAAAGAGTGCCTCTTCTCATTCTTCTAAATTACCCATTGTCGATTCGGAAGATGAAGGTGGCTCTAAAACTACTCCTATGACATATGACGAAAAAAGGAGGCTCAGTCTTGATATTAACAAATTGCCAGGAGACAAGTTAGGTCGTGTCGTTCAAATCATTCAATCTCGTGAGCCTGCGCTCAGAGACTCTAACCCAGAcgaaattgaaattgatttcgAAACCCTCAAACCATCAACTCTTCGAGCGTTAGAACAATTTGTCGCATCATCTCTTCGGAAAAAACCTCGAAAAAAACGCTCGGAAAATGCAACAACCAATAACAACAATGCCACCAATAGTAGTAAGAACAGTAATAATTCTCAGGAAAGTAGTTCTGGGGCAGCTACTACCGCTACTGCAGGTGCCACCACGGCTTCCACTAATCCACCTGCTGATGGAGCAGAGGATTCCGGGAGTGTTCCAACTAAAAACACTGGGCGTTTGTCATCCACGTCCTCTTCATCTAATTCTAGCCAATCTGGGtcatcttcttcttcctctGACTCAGATTCTCAATAA
- the fs(1)h gene encoding bromodomain-containing protein 2 isoform X1, with protein MEGVGVKSPLGGGGGEAVVEEEEDHYEAVNGQVFPPFMPTDAKPGRLTNQLSYLRSVVMKAVWKHQFGWPFQSPVDAVKLNIPDYHKIIKHPMDFGTIKKRLENNFYWSAKQCIKDFNTVFTNCYVYNKAGEDIVVMAQTLEKLFLSKIAAMPKEEMEVAQPPPKETKKKSSATTNPVGPVPPAAAPPNATSSRPVRSLSITSSTELPSDSESGPPPVAVVNSVPAPVKKKQGVKRKADTTTHESANADEVNRRESSRQIKRVTKDLPDNPPPPNLGKSRQKLSESLKACNEILKEIFSKKHVGYAWPFYKPVDTDYLDLHDYDKVIKNPMDLGTIKNKMDNRSYNSAQEFAADVRLIFTNCFKYNPPEHEVVAMARKLQDVFEMKFSKIPDDSGNLPPGVPDGKAESDGDDSEDERERKLLQLQEQLRQMQEQMKLLVEESLKSKSKKKSRSKEGGGGGGSSSGGGKSVTKKPKKSASSHSSKLPIVDSEDEGGSKTTPMTYDEKRRLSLDINKLPGDKLGRVVQIIQSREPALRDSNPDEIEIDFETLKPSTLRALEQFVASSLRKKPRKKRSENATTNNNNATNSSKNSNNSQESSSGAATTATAGATTASTNPPADGAEDSGSVPTKNTGRLSSTSSSSNSSQSGSSSSSSDSDSQ; from the coding sequence ATGGAAGGTGTAGGAGTGAAGAGCCCTCTTGGCGGAGGCGGTGGTGAAGCTGTAGTTGAGGAAGAGGAGGATCACTACGAGGCCGTGAATGGGCAAGTGTTTCCTCCCTTTATGCCGACGGACGCGAAACCTGGTCGACTAACGAATCAGCTCTCCTACTTGCGAAGTGTGGTGATGAAGGCTGTGTGGAAGCACCAATTTGGCTGGCCTTTCCAGAGCCCTGTGGACGCAGTGAAGCTCAACATTCCAGATTATCACAAGATCATTAAACACCCCATGGACTTTGGCACCATCAAAAAGCGCCTGGAGAACAACTTTTACTGGAGTGCCAAACAGTGCATCAAGGACTTTAACACAGTGTTTACCAACTGCTATGTGTACAACAAAGCGGGAGAAGATATCGTCGTCATGGCGCAGACACTCGAAAAACTCTTCCTATCCAAAATAGCAGCCATGCCCAAAGAAGAAATGGAAGTGGCTCAACCGCCACCTAAAGAAACTAAGAAGAAAAGCAGTGCTACTACCAATCCTGTAGGCCCCGTCCCCCCAGCTGCAGCCCCTCCAAATGCCACTTCCTCACGACCCGTACGCTCTCTTTCCATAACCAGCTCTACTGAACTTCCCTCCGATTCCGAGTCCGGCCCCCCACCTGTCGCAGTCGTTAACTCGGTTCCAGCACCCGTGAAGAAAAAACAAGGAGTGAAGAGAAAGGCGGATACGACGACACACGAATCTGCTAATGCTGACGAAGTGAATCGTAGAGAATCTTCCCGCCAAATTAAACGTGTCACCAAGGATCTTCCTGATAATCCACCTCCTCCTAATCTTGGTAAATCTAGACAAAAACTTTCAGAGTCCCTCAAGGCTTGTAATGAAattcttaaagaaatattttctaaaaaacatgTTGGATATGCTTGGCCTTTTTATAAACCCGTGGACACTGACTATTTAGATTTACATGATTatgataaagttattaaaaaccCTATGGATCTCGgaaccataaaaaataaaatggataacCGATCTTACAATTCTGCACAAGAATTTGCCGCAGATGTACGCCTCATATTTACAAATTGCTTCAAATATAATCCCCCTGAACATGAGGTTGTTGCTATGGCCAGAAAGTTGCAGGATGTGTTTGAAATGAAGTTTAGTAAGATACCAGACGATAGTGGTAATCTCCCTCCTGGTGTTCCTGATGGAAAGGCCGAGTCTGATGGAGATGATTCCGAGGATGAAAGGGAAAGGAAATTACTTCAGTTACAGGAACAATTACGACAGATGCAGGAGCAGATGAAGCTGCTCGTTGAGGAAAGTCTTAAATCAAAGAGTAAAAAGAAATCACGTAGTAAAGAAGGAGGCGGCGGTGGTGGTAGCAGCAGCGGCGGCGGCAAATCTGTTACTAAAAAACCCAAAAAGAGTGCCTCTTCTCATTCTTCTAAATTACCCATTGTCGATTCGGAAGATGAAGGTGGCTCTAAAACTACTCCTATGACATATGACGAAAAAAGGAGGCTCAGTCTTGATATTAACAAATTGCCAGGAGACAAGTTAGGTCGTGTCGTTCAAATCATTCAATCTCGTGAGCCTGCGCTCAGAGACTCTAACCCAGAcgaaattgaaattgatttcgAAACCCTCAAACCATCAACTCTTCGAGCGTTAGAACAATTTGTCGCATCATCTCTTCGGAAAAAACCTCGAAAAAAACGCTCGGAAAATGCAACAACCAATAACAACAATGCCACCAATAGTAGTAAGAACAGTAATAATTCTCAGGAAAGTAGTTCTGGGGCAGCTACTACCGCTACTGCAGGTGCCACCACGGCTTCCACTAATCCACCTGCTGATGGAGCAGAGGATTCCGGGAGTGTTCCAACTAAAAACACTGGGCGTTTGTCATCCACGTCCTCTTCATCTAATTCTAGCCAATCTGGGtcatcttcttcttcctctGACTCAGATTCTCAATAA